Genomic DNA from Blattabacterium sp. (Blaberus giganteus):
ATTTAATAACATAGTTTTTATAAAAAAGTATATTCTTCCTATTCATTTTAAAGAAAAAAGTATATTTCCTAATCACTCTGATTGGAATAGAGATTTTTTTGGTCCATTACACATTCCTAAAAAAGGAGAATTTATAAAATTTAATTCTCATATTTATAATGAAATTTTTACTTATGAAAAAGTTAACAAATTAGATATAATTTTAAAAAAATATTATAAAGTAAAAAATAATTATTATTTTATGATGGGAGATAATAGACATAATTCATCAGATTCTCGATATTGGGGTTTTGTTCCAGAAGATCATATAGTAGGGAAACCTATATTCATATGGATGAGTATTGATTGGGATCGAAAAAATCCTTTAAATATATTTAGTTGGAAATTTCGTTGGGATCGCATGATGAAAACAATAAATAATCAACATTCTTATTTATCTTTATTTTTTTTATTTTCATTTGTATATTTAATCTATCTCTTATTTAAGAATGAAAAAATTCAATAAAAAATATTTCTTTCATTTTTTATAAAAAAACTTCCTATAAAATAACCTGATAAAATTCCTCCAATATGAGCGAAATGAGCGACTCCAGGTGCAAAATTAAAAATAGCCGAGGCTAAACTTCCAAAAATAAAAATTATAAGAGCTTTTCTAACTGCTATTGGAAAAGGAAAAGGAAGAATAAAAATTTTATGTTCAGGAAAAAATTTAGCAAAAGCTCCTACAATTCCACTTACGGCTCCAGAAGCTCCCATCATAGGAGAATACATAGAAGTATAAAGATTTATTTTTTGTTCTTCATTTAAATCATCTAACATTTTTTTGGCTTGTGAAAAATCTAAAGTTTGAACAAAATAATATAAAATACCAGTATTAAAAATGATTTGAAATAATGCGGCTAAAATTCCCGATAAAAAATATATAATTATAAATTTTTTGACTCCTAATAGAGTTTCTATCTGTCCTCCAAACATAAATAAAGCTAACATATTAAAGATTATATGCAAAAAAAGTCGTTTAGAGTGTACGAACATATGAGTCAAAATTTGATAGAATTCAAATCTTTCATCTAAAGGATGATATAAAGAAAGAAGACTCTCTATTTTATATTGTGAAAAAACAAAAGCAGCTGTGTACACAAGTATATTGATACTAATTAAATGTTTGACAGCATCTGAATTGAAATTTGTATAAAAATTCATTTTTTAAAAAAGGTTTTTGCTTAAAACAAAAAATATGGGATCTCCTGAATATGTATAATTTGGATTATGACAAGAAAATAAATTTTTAATTATATACTCCATTTTTTCAGGATATAATTTTGTTCCGTATTTTATAGATGCGGATTTGGATATAATTTGAATAAGTCTTTCTTTATTATTTTTTTTTCCTTGAATAAAATTATATGTTATAATATTTTGAATGATTTCAACCAACATATTTTGTTGTATATTTTCAGGAACGGAATACAAATAAGCTGATTTTTTACAAATATATAAATGAAATCCAAAATTTATCAAATCATTTTTTATATTATTCAAAGAAATAAATTCTTTTTTCAAAAGTTTTACTTTTATAGGAAAAATAAATTGTTGACTTATCAAATTTTTTTTGAGAAAAAAAAATTCAAATAATATGTTTTGATGTGCTTTATGTTGATCCACCAATATCATATATTCATTATTTAATACAAAAATTATGTATTTTCTATTCATCTGAATAGTTTTTATTTTTTCTTTATGAGAAACATAATGAGATAATTCTTTTATAAA
This window encodes:
- a CDS encoding rhomboid family intramembrane serine protease; this encodes MNFYTNFNSDAVKHLISINILVYTAAFVFSQYKIESLLSLYHPLDERFEFYQILTHMFVHSKRLFLHIIFNMLALFMFGGQIETLLGVKKFIIIYFLSGILAALFQIIFNTGILYYFVQTLDFSQAKKMLDDLNEEQKINLYTSMYSPMMGASGAVSGIVGAFAKFFPEHKIFILPFPFPIAVRKALIIFIFGSLASAIFNFAPGVAHFAHIGGILSGYFIGSFFIKNERNIFY